Proteins encoded in a region of the Bacillus methanolicus genome:
- the secDF gene encoding protein translocase subunit SecDF, with product MVKKGRVVAFLIFIVVFGTVMGATTKNILDNIKLGLDLQGGFEILYEVSPAEKGQKINEKVLASTAEALDKRVNVLGVSEPNIQIEGKNRIRVQLAGVKDQNKAREILATEANLSFRDVNDKKLMDGTDLAEGGAKQTFDEQGRPSVSLKLKSAEKFKEVTEKIVNMGPGNNLLVIWLDFEEGNDSFKAEAVKEDPKFLSAPRVDQVFNQDTVSIVGDFTIEEAKTLASLLNAGALPVKLDEIYSTSVGAQFGEQAMEKTVIAGIIGVLAVYLFMIFYYRFPGFIAAITLTVFTYLTLLIFDWMNVVLTLPGIAALILGVGMAVDANIITYERIREEIKVGRSIKSAFKAGNQNSFSTVTDANLTTLLAGVVLFFYGTSSVKGFATSLIISILISFITNVYLSRWLLGLWVNSGLFNNKPGWFGVKKSEIKDISENFDTLDLPTKFDRFDFVKYRRKFFAVSGILLVAGIIVLSVLGLNLSIDFTSGTRVEILSKEPLTTVKVSEELGKLNLKTDDIVISGEDKNIGVARFKGVLSKEEIAELKTHFDKTLDADTTVSTVTPTVGKELAKNALIALLLSSLGLIVFVTFRFELPMAVWAVIALLYAAFFVIPFFSITRLEVDITFIAALLTIVGYAINDTIVTFDRMRENMQKRKRIKSYEEIVNVVNTSIRQTLGRSINTVLMVILTVVALWIFGSESIRPFSIALVIGLVVGTYSSIFIAAQLWVEWKHKELKKKGVIITYKEKRKFSDEPQV from the coding sequence ATGGTAAAAAAAGGTCGCGTCGTTGCTTTTCTTATCTTTATTGTCGTATTTGGTACTGTAATGGGAGCAACGACAAAAAACATATTGGATAATATTAAACTCGGTCTTGATCTTCAAGGTGGATTTGAAATTTTATATGAAGTAAGTCCGGCTGAAAAAGGACAAAAAATTAATGAAAAAGTTCTTGCAAGTACGGCTGAAGCGTTAGATAAACGTGTAAACGTGCTTGGCGTCAGCGAGCCGAATATTCAAATCGAAGGGAAAAATCGAATCCGCGTTCAGCTTGCCGGGGTAAAGGACCAAAATAAAGCCCGTGAAATTCTGGCGACAGAAGCGAACCTTTCATTTCGTGATGTGAATGATAAAAAGTTGATGGACGGTACTGACCTCGCTGAGGGCGGAGCAAAGCAAACATTTGATGAACAGGGAAGACCAAGCGTTTCCTTGAAACTGAAAAGCGCCGAAAAATTTAAGGAAGTAACAGAAAAAATAGTAAACATGGGTCCGGGGAACAATCTTCTCGTCATCTGGCTTGACTTTGAGGAAGGAAATGATTCTTTCAAAGCGGAAGCGGTGAAAGAAGATCCGAAATTTTTATCTGCACCGCGTGTAGACCAAGTATTTAACCAAGATACTGTTTCGATTGTCGGAGATTTTACAATTGAAGAAGCGAAAACACTGGCATCCCTGTTAAACGCAGGAGCTCTCCCTGTGAAGCTTGATGAGATTTATTCGACCTCAGTCGGTGCACAATTTGGGGAACAGGCAATGGAAAAAACGGTCATTGCCGGTATTATTGGAGTTCTGGCAGTTTACTTGTTTATGATTTTCTATTATCGTTTTCCAGGATTTATCGCCGCGATCACATTAACTGTATTTACTTACTTGACTCTTTTAATATTCGACTGGATGAATGTTGTTTTAACTCTGCCGGGTATCGCTGCGTTGATCCTAGGTGTCGGGATGGCTGTCGATGCCAATATCATTACATATGAGCGCATAAGAGAAGAAATAAAGGTTGGAAGGTCGATCAAATCAGCGTTTAAAGCAGGAAACCAAAACTCATTCTCAACTGTGACGGACGCGAACCTTACAACACTTTTAGCCGGAGTGGTCTTATTCTTCTATGGAACAAGCTCTGTAAAAGGATTTGCGACAAGTTTAATTATCAGTATTTTAATTAGTTTTATTACAAATGTATACTTGTCAAGATGGCTCCTCGGTTTATGGGTGAACAGCGGGCTTTTCAATAATAAACCCGGCTGGTTTGGCGTCAAAAAGAGTGAGATTAAAGATATCTCAGAGAATTTTGATACTCTTGACTTGCCGACAAAGTTTGACAGATTCGACTTTGTCAAATATCGAAGAAAATTCTTTGCCGTGTCCGGAATTCTGTTAGTAGCAGGGATCATTGTCCTCTCTGTATTAGGATTGAATCTCAGTATTGATTTTACAAGCGGCACCCGTGTGGAAATTCTTTCAAAAGAACCTTTGACAACTGTAAAGGTTTCAGAAGAGCTTGGAAAATTAAACTTGAAAACAGATGATATTGTGATATCAGGTGAAGATAAAAATATTGGTGTTGCACGTTTTAAGGGAGTTTTATCCAAAGAAGAAATTGCAGAATTAAAAACGCATTTTGATAAAACGTTGGATGCAGATACAACTGTCAGCACGGTTACGCCGACAGTCGGTAAGGAGCTTGCCAAAAATGCTCTCATCGCGTTATTGCTTTCCTCTTTAGGGCTTATTGTGTTTGTAACGTTTCGATTTGAGCTTCCGATGGCAGTTTGGGCAGTTATTGCGTTATTATACGCTGCATTCTTTGTCATTCCGTTTTTCAGCATTACGCGTTTGGAAGTAGACATTACATTTATTGCGGCTCTTTTAACGATTGTTGGTTATGCAATCAATGATACGATCGTAACATTTGACCGGATGCGCGAGAATATGCAAAAGAGGAAGCGGATAAAATCGTATGAAGAAATAGTAAATGTCGTGAATACAAGTATCCGGCAAACTCTTGGGCGTTCCATTAATACTGTGCTGATGGTCATTCTCACAGTTGTTGCCCTTTGGATTTTCGGAAGCGAATCGATCCGGCCGTTTTCGATCGCATTAGTCATTGGTCTTGTGGTAGGAACTTATTCATCGATATTTATTGCCGCACAATTATGGGTTGAATGGAAACATAAAGAGCTAAAGAAAAAAGGTGTCATTATCACTTACAAAGAAAAAAGAAAATTTTCAGATGAACCTCAAGTTTAA
- a CDS encoding post-transcriptional regulator, giving the protein MEVGHEYDRFRTLVKPALESKLNEFRMLGYEKITEQELWEFLIKKKWKKMKKEPHLYQIVQEILSVQVNEFMNFATVEAFMMADFDLDDEEARKELLK; this is encoded by the coding sequence ATGGAAGTCGGCCATGAATATGATCGTTTTCGCACCTTAGTAAAACCTGCATTGGAAAGCAAATTGAACGAATTTCGAATGCTCGGTTATGAAAAAATTACTGAACAGGAATTATGGGAGTTTTTGATAAAAAAGAAATGGAAAAAAATGAAAAAAGAACCTCATCTCTATCAAATTGTCCAGGAAATCTTGTCTGTTCAGGTGAACGAATTTATGAACTTTGCCACTGTTGAAGCTTTTATGATGGCTGATTTTGATTTGGATGATGAAGAAGCTAGAAAAGAACTGCTGAAATAA
- the spoVB gene encoding stage V sporulation protein B, translated as MSKFVKGTIILLLAGLVTRVLGFINRIVIARFIGEEGVGLYMMAFPTLMLVIAITQLGLPVAISKNVAEAEAKGDFQKVKRILVVSLATTISLSVIFTPSLIILAPYLSETLFTDPRTHYPLLAIAPIVPIVAVSSVIRGYFQGRQNMKPAAVSQILEQIVRITLIAVLTKTFLPYGIEYAAAAAMFASVIGELVSLIFLMTTFKIKKRFPLRKKFFSYLQSGKPVFYELMNVALPTTGSRLVGNISWFLEPIVVTHSLALAGVAAVDATKQYGALTGYALPLLVLPSFITYSLSTSLVPAISEANSQNNMGLIEYRLQQSLRFSLVTGGLAVVVLYVLSEELMQIMYGSKTGAPFIKLLAPFFLFYYYQGPLQAVLQALDLARAALINSLIGNVVKIGVIFLLASQPGFGIYGAALGIVVGFVLVTMLHFATVLKTISFTFFIRDYVKIFIVMGIAGWGGFWLMENRLLESPLFVKIMASATGMTFIYFILLLLFGLLKSDEIKRIPWIGKPLSKLSFR; from the coding sequence ATGTCTAAGTTTGTTAAGGGAACGATTATTTTATTATTAGCGGGTCTGGTGACAAGAGTTTTAGGCTTTATCAACCGGATTGTAATTGCCCGTTTCATCGGCGAAGAAGGAGTTGGACTTTATATGATGGCCTTTCCGACTCTCATGCTCGTCATAGCCATTACGCAACTCGGGCTTCCTGTTGCCATATCAAAAAATGTTGCGGAGGCAGAAGCAAAAGGAGATTTTCAAAAAGTAAAAAGGATTCTCGTTGTCTCACTCGCAACAACTATTTCTTTATCAGTTATATTTACTCCATCACTTATCATCCTGGCTCCGTATTTATCTGAAACTCTTTTTACTGATCCGCGGACCCACTATCCTTTGCTGGCAATTGCACCGATTGTTCCGATCGTTGCTGTTTCTTCCGTAATCCGCGGTTATTTCCAGGGAAGGCAAAATATGAAACCGGCTGCCGTTTCACAAATCCTTGAGCAAATTGTTCGAATTACGCTCATTGCAGTGTTGACAAAAACATTTCTACCGTATGGGATTGAATATGCAGCTGCGGCAGCCATGTTTGCGTCTGTTATCGGTGAATTAGTTTCTCTCATTTTTTTAATGACAACCTTTAAGATAAAAAAAAGATTTCCGCTCAGGAAAAAGTTTTTTTCGTACCTTCAATCTGGAAAACCTGTGTTTTACGAACTGATGAATGTTGCACTTCCGACAACTGGAAGCCGGCTAGTCGGCAATATTTCCTGGTTTCTTGAACCTATTGTTGTCACACATAGCCTTGCACTTGCCGGTGTAGCGGCTGTGGATGCTACAAAACAGTATGGGGCATTGACAGGATATGCATTACCGCTTCTCGTCTTACCATCTTTTATTACATATTCCCTGTCAACCTCGCTTGTACCGGCAATCAGTGAAGCAAATTCGCAGAATAATATGGGCTTAATTGAATATCGCCTTCAGCAATCTCTTCGATTTTCTCTAGTAACTGGCGGGCTTGCAGTTGTCGTTCTTTACGTTTTATCGGAAGAACTCATGCAAATTATGTACGGTTCAAAAACCGGTGCTCCGTTTATTAAATTGTTGGCTCCTTTCTTTCTGTTCTACTATTACCAAGGGCCATTGCAAGCAGTGCTGCAAGCACTCGACCTTGCAAGAGCAGCCTTGATTAACAGTTTAATTGGAAATGTAGTAAAAATTGGGGTTATTTTCCTTCTTGCAAGCCAGCCGGGATTCGGGATTTACGGTGCCGCTTTAGGAATCGTTGTCGGATTCGTCCTTGTCACAATGCTTCACTTTGCAACCGTTTTAAAAACGATTTCATTCACATTCTTCATTCGCGACTATGTTAAAATATTTATTGTCATGGGGATTGCAGGCTGGGGCGGCTTTTGGCTTATGGAAAACAGATTGCTTGAATCTCCGCTTTTTGTAAAAATAATGGCATCAGCAACCGGGATGACATTTATCTACTTTATTCTTCTGTTATTGTTTGGATTATTAAAAAGCGATGAAATAAAACGAATCCCATGGATAGGGAAACCTCTTTCCAAACTTTCTTTCAGATAA
- a CDS encoding DUF421 domain-containing protein, whose amino-acid sequence MEEYILIIFRTLFLYGLIFVIFRLMGKREIGELSILDLVVNIMVAELAVVAIENTEDPLIHTILPMGLLMIVQFVLALLSLKSKKFRDIVDGRPTVIINRGKIDEEAMRKQRYNFDDLMLQLRENQIQNIADVEFAILEPSGNLSVFERTDDNQVNITMPLIIDGAIQEENLRKINKTNLWLRQELRHMGYKDIKEISFCSFQDGQFFIDLKDQQ is encoded by the coding sequence ATGGAAGAATACATTCTCATCATCTTTCGAACTTTATTCCTTTACGGATTGATTTTTGTTATTTTTCGGCTGATGGGCAAAAGAGAAATTGGTGAATTGAGCATATTAGATCTCGTAGTAAACATTATGGTTGCGGAGTTGGCTGTCGTGGCGATTGAAAATACAGAAGATCCTCTTATTCATACGATTCTGCCGATGGGGTTATTAATGATCGTCCAATTTGTTTTGGCGTTACTCTCATTAAAAAGCAAAAAATTTCGGGATATCGTTGATGGCCGGCCGACAGTTATTATTAACAGAGGTAAAATAGACGAAGAAGCAATGAGAAAACAGCGGTATAATTTTGATGATTTGATGCTCCAATTAAGAGAAAATCAGATTCAAAATATTGCCGATGTCGAATTTGCTATATTAGAGCCGTCCGGGAACCTTTCAGTGTTTGAAAGAACAGATGATAATCAAGTAAATATCACGATGCCGCTTATTATCGACGGGGCCATCCAAGAAGAAAACCTTAGAAAGATTAATAAAACGAATTTATGGCTTCGGCAGGAATTGCGTCATATGGGTTATAAGGATATAAAAGAGATCTCATTTTGCAGCTTTCAGGACGGACAGTTTTTTATTGATCTTAAAGACCAGCAATAA
- a CDS encoding TIGR04086 family membrane protein — protein sequence MKIETKNFGTAVLYGVIAIFLFAIISSLIFSLILRFTSAQESGIQMFVTIISFTALFIGGFISGGKGKQKGWLLGGLTGLLYSIIVFLFQFLGFDSLFTLKQLIYHICYVLVAMMGGILGVNLSSKSRNS from the coding sequence GTGAAAATAGAGACAAAAAATTTCGGTACGGCTGTATTGTACGGGGTTATCGCAATATTCTTATTCGCAATTATTAGCAGCTTAATCTTTTCTCTTATTTTACGGTTCACTTCTGCCCAAGAGTCCGGAATCCAAATGTTCGTAACAATCATATCTTTTACTGCACTGTTTATCGGCGGTTTTATTTCCGGGGGAAAAGGGAAGCAAAAAGGGTGGCTGCTTGGAGGATTAACGGGCCTCTTATATTCAATAATCGTTTTCTTGTTCCAATTTCTTGGCTTTGACAGTCTGTTTACACTGAAACAGCTTATTTATCATATCTGTTATGTGCTTGTGGCAATGATGGGGGGAATTTTAGGGGTAAATTTGTCGTCAAAATCAAGAAATTCCTAA
- a CDS encoding TetR family transcriptional regulator: MSPKVSEEHREYRRCKILEAAIRVFKRKGFEKTTMQDIVDESGMSRGGVYLYFSNREDLFKELINFIDKQQVEEIDLLHQNVSSTWEGVLRFLEAQEQEIKEVDESLTPVILEYYMIELREKTKDAFLSNRYQKAVEVLELLFQKGVDEEEFKPDIPISQVARFVVAFLDGLIMEAIYLGTDEVKIQQQMNTLRQTLKNLLGVEQTE, encoded by the coding sequence ATGTCACCGAAAGTTTCTGAAGAACACCGTGAATATCGTCGTTGCAAAATTTTAGAAGCAGCTATTCGTGTCTTTAAAAGAAAAGGATTTGAAAAGACAACTATGCAAGATATCGTTGATGAATCAGGAATGAGCCGGGGAGGGGTTTATTTATACTTTTCCAATCGCGAAGATTTGTTTAAAGAATTAATCAATTTTATTGATAAGCAACAAGTAGAAGAGATTGATCTTTTGCATCAAAATGTTTCATCAACTTGGGAAGGAGTTCTTCGGTTTTTGGAGGCTCAAGAACAAGAAATTAAGGAAGTAGATGAAAGCTTGACTCCGGTAATTCTTGAGTATTACATGATTGAATTGCGTGAAAAGACTAAAGATGCTTTTTTATCCAATCGCTATCAAAAAGCGGTGGAAGTACTTGAGCTTTTGTTTCAAAAAGGAGTTGACGAAGAGGAATTTAAGCCGGATATTCCCATTTCTCAAGTCGCCCGTTTTGTAGTGGCCTTTTTAGATGGACTAATTATGGAAGCAATTTATTTAGGTACAGATGAAGTAAAAATACAACAACAAATGAATACCTTGCGTCAAACGCTAAAAAACTTGTTAGGAGTAGAACAGACCGAATGA
- a CDS encoding MFS transporter: MNQKKQIWKNSSFLFLITAQFASALGEGIVILALLALFGFEKDATPLEMAMVVLATSVPTVVFGPISGLFADRLERKSLMMLSDIARAVIMFSIVFTTATWQIYLLLVLKGTFEAIFTPAKNGKLREIVSVEQMDQAVGISTVIDYGCRIIGPAVGGVLVAVFGTMSAFYINAGGFLLSALFLLGVPKRQEKYREEIKSDSIPMLVQMKEGFSFIKRTSFLMYGTFVFSLAMFVITLADAQLITLFRLIPGGTTELFGVIMGATGLGTLAVAGWLSSRSGVPAIPAMSIGSMGIGIAFGLLACFTQIQLGLVWVWCPLLALLGGGMAGAVIVPFQATAQKKTPENLTSRVFGVINSVSTFATIVGPLSGGILATFFGIIPVFIVSGGLLLVVGLLLLSNRKMEMEESDVTESF; the protein is encoded by the coding sequence ATGAATCAAAAAAAGCAAATATGGAAAAACAGTTCTTTCCTTTTTCTAATTACAGCTCAATTTGCTTCTGCACTTGGTGAAGGTATTGTAATATTAGCTTTACTTGCCTTATTCGGTTTTGAAAAAGATGCGACACCATTGGAAATGGCTATGGTCGTATTGGCAACAAGTGTTCCTACTGTTGTATTTGGCCCGATTTCTGGTTTGTTTGCTGATCGATTAGAAAGAAAGTCTTTAATGATGTTGTCAGATATCGCACGTGCAGTCATTATGTTTTCAATCGTATTTACTACAGCCACGTGGCAAATTTATCTTCTGCTTGTACTTAAAGGTACCTTTGAAGCTATTTTTACTCCTGCAAAAAATGGAAAATTACGTGAGATTGTATCTGTTGAACAAATGGATCAAGCAGTTGGAATCAGCACCGTGATTGATTATGGCTGCCGAATTATTGGCCCGGCTGTGGGAGGAGTACTTGTTGCAGTATTTGGAACTATGTCTGCATTTTATATTAATGCAGGAGGATTTTTACTTTCTGCCCTGTTTTTATTAGGAGTACCAAAGCGGCAAGAAAAGTATCGCGAAGAAATTAAATCAGACAGTATTCCTATGCTGGTTCAGATGAAAGAAGGTTTTTCATTTATTAAGAGAACCTCCTTTTTAATGTATGGAACTTTTGTATTTAGTTTAGCGATGTTTGTCATAACTTTAGCTGATGCACAGCTCATTACATTGTTTCGCCTCATTCCAGGCGGAACGACGGAGTTATTTGGTGTAATTATGGGAGCAACTGGACTGGGGACTCTTGCTGTAGCAGGATGGCTAAGCAGCCGAAGCGGTGTTCCTGCGATCCCGGCCATGTCCATCGGTTCTATGGGCATAGGAATCGCATTTGGTTTGTTGGCCTGCTTTACACAAATTCAATTAGGATTGGTATGGGTTTGGTGTCCATTACTTGCCTTGTTGGGTGGAGGCATGGCTGGCGCAGTGATCGTACCATTTCAAGCAACTGCCCAGAAGAAAACACCGGAGAATTTAACGAGTCGGGTATTTGGTGTGATCAATAGTGTAAGTACTTTTGCTACCATTGTCGGTCCTTTGAGTGGAGGAATTTTAGCTACTTTCTTTGGAATAATCCCCGTCTTTATCGTTTCCGGCGGTTTACTGCTTGTTGTTGGTTTGTTATTGTTAAGCAATAGAAAAATGGAAATGGAGGAGTCAGATGTCACCGAAAGTTTCTGA
- the yajC gene encoding preprotein translocase subunit YajC, with the protein MEAIGSLIPVLLMFVIFYFLLIRPQQKRQKAVQQMQNDLKKGDKIVTIGGLHGIVDALDEDTIVIKCGDGSRLTYDRAAVREVIQPAGEGSGK; encoded by the coding sequence ATGGAAGCAATCGGTTCTTTAATCCCGGTTTTGTTAATGTTCGTGATTTTCTACTTTTTACTCATCCGCCCGCAGCAAAAACGCCAAAAGGCGGTTCAGCAAATGCAAAACGATTTGAAAAAAGGTGATAAAATCGTGACAATTGGCGGCCTTCATGGAATTGTCGATGCGCTTGACGAAGATACAATCGTTATCAAATGCGGAGATGGAAGCCGTCTTACATATGACCGTGCGGCAGTTCGCGAAGTAATCCAGCCGGCCGGCGAAGGATCAGGAAAATAA
- the tgt gene encoding tRNA guanosine(34) transglycosylase Tgt: protein MTAIRFELIKTDKQTGARLGRVHTPHGSFDTPAFMPVGTLATVKTMSPEELKEMGAGIILSNTYHLWLRPGHEIIEEAGGLHKFMNWDRAILTDSGGFQVFSLSEFRKIEEEGVHFRNHLNGDKLFLSPEKATEIQNALGSDIMMAFDECPPYPATFEYMKKSVERTSRWAERCLKAHKRPNDQGLFGIVQGGEYEELRRLSAKDLVSLDFPGYAIGGLSVGEPKDVMNRVLEFTTPLLPANKPRYLMGVGSPDSLIDGAIRGIDMFDCVLPTRIARNGTLMTSEGRLVVKNAKYARDFGPLDPNCDCYTCRNYTRAYIRHLIKSEETFGIRLTTYHNLYFLLKLMEQVRQAIREDRLGDFREEFFEKYGFNKPNAKNF from the coding sequence TTGACTGCTATACGATTTGAACTGATCAAAACAGATAAACAAACAGGAGCTCGGTTAGGACGAGTCCATACGCCGCATGGCTCTTTCGATACACCCGCATTTATGCCGGTAGGAACGCTTGCTACCGTTAAAACGATGTCGCCTGAAGAACTGAAAGAAATGGGAGCAGGCATTATATTAAGCAACACGTATCATCTATGGCTTCGCCCCGGGCATGAAATTATAGAAGAAGCCGGCGGACTGCACAAATTTATGAATTGGGATCGTGCGATTTTGACGGATTCCGGCGGGTTTCAGGTGTTCAGTTTAAGCGAGTTTCGAAAAATAGAAGAAGAAGGAGTTCACTTCCGCAACCATTTAAATGGAGATAAATTGTTTTTATCACCTGAAAAAGCGACGGAAATTCAAAATGCCCTTGGTTCCGATATTATGATGGCATTTGATGAATGTCCTCCATATCCGGCGACCTTTGAATATATGAAAAAGTCGGTTGAACGCACTTCACGCTGGGCGGAGCGCTGCTTGAAGGCTCACAAACGTCCGAATGATCAAGGGTTGTTTGGAATCGTTCAAGGAGGAGAATACGAGGAGTTAAGAAGGCTAAGTGCTAAAGATTTAGTTTCACTTGATTTTCCTGGTTATGCGATCGGAGGATTGTCAGTCGGGGAGCCGAAGGATGTGATGAACCGTGTTCTTGAATTCACGACTCCGCTATTGCCTGCTAATAAACCGAGATATTTGATGGGTGTCGGTTCACCGGATTCACTGATTGACGGAGCGATTCGCGGAATTGATATGTTTGACTGCGTACTCCCGACAAGAATCGCCCGAAACGGTACATTAATGACAAGTGAAGGCCGGCTTGTCGTGAAAAACGCCAAGTATGCCCGTGATTTTGGACCTTTAGATCCAAATTGTGACTGCTATACTTGCCGCAATTATACACGTGCATATATTCGCCATTTGATCAAAAGTGAGGAAACATTCGGAATTCGTCTTACAACTTACCATAATTTATATTTTCTGCTAAAATTAATGGAGCAAGTCAGACAAGCGATCCGTGAAGATCGGCTTGGAGACTTCAGAGAAGAGTTTTTTGAAAAATACGGTTTCAACAAACCGAATGCTAAAAACTTTTAG
- the queA gene encoding tRNA preQ1(34) S-adenosylmethionine ribosyltransferase-isomerase QueA, which produces MKVELFDFDLPEELIAQTPLKNRTDSRLMVLNKETGEVKHDFFKNIKEYLKAGDCLVLNDTRVLPARLFGIKTDTGAKVEILLLKQQDGDRWETLVKPAKRVKEGTRIEFGNGVLSAVCVGATEHGGRIFEFYYDGIFYEVLEKLGEMPLPPYIKEQLEDKDRYQTVYARERGSAAAPTAGLHFTEELLEELRKMGIHIAFITLHVGLGTFRPVNVENVDEHEMHSEFYQMSEGTAALLNEVRKQGGRIITVGTTSTRTLETIASAHNGKFAAENGWTDIFIYPGYEFKAIDGMITNFHLPKSTLIMLVSALAGRENVLRAYNLAVQERYRFFSFGDAMLIL; this is translated from the coding sequence ATGAAAGTAGAATTATTTGACTTTGACCTGCCTGAGGAATTAATCGCACAGACGCCGTTAAAAAATCGGACAGATAGCCGATTAATGGTATTAAATAAAGAGACAGGCGAGGTCAAACATGATTTTTTCAAAAATATTAAGGAATACTTGAAAGCAGGAGACTGCCTCGTATTAAATGATACGCGAGTTCTTCCAGCAAGACTGTTCGGCATAAAAACAGATACAGGAGCGAAAGTGGAAATTCTGCTTTTGAAACAGCAAGATGGAGACCGCTGGGAAACGCTCGTGAAGCCGGCTAAGCGCGTAAAAGAAGGAACGCGCATCGAATTTGGCAATGGCGTTCTTTCGGCCGTTTGTGTCGGTGCGACAGAGCATGGCGGAAGAATCTTTGAATTTTATTATGACGGGATTTTTTATGAAGTGCTCGAAAAGCTTGGTGAAATGCCGCTTCCGCCTTATATTAAAGAACAGCTTGAAGATAAAGACCGCTACCAAACGGTTTATGCCCGGGAAAGAGGATCGGCTGCTGCACCGACCGCAGGGCTCCATTTTACGGAAGAGCTATTGGAAGAACTAAGGAAGATGGGTATACATATTGCTTTTATTACACTTCATGTAGGCCTTGGAACCTTCCGGCCGGTCAATGTTGAGAATGTCGATGAACATGAAATGCATTCAGAGTTTTATCAAATGTCTGAAGGAACAGCCGCTTTATTAAACGAAGTCCGAAAACAAGGCGGCAGAATTATCACGGTCGGAACAACCTCAACGAGAACGTTGGAAACGATTGCTTCGGCACACAATGGCAAATTCGCGGCTGAAAACGGTTGGACAGACATTTTCATCTATCCGGGATATGAGTTTAAAGCGATTGATGGCATGATCACTAACTTTCACTTGCCTAAATCAACCCTGATCATGCTTGTCTCCGCTCTTGCAGGCAGGGAGAATGTTCTTCGTGCCTATAACCTTGCCGTTCAGGAAAGGTACCGCTTTTTTAGTTTTGGAGACGCAATGTTAATACTTTAA
- a CDS encoding DUF2905 domain-containing protein, protein MTGLPKMLMMIGAIIFIGGFFMQFISIGRLPGDIIIKKENATFYFPITTSILLSILLSAIFYFIGRFR, encoded by the coding sequence ATGACAGGTTTGCCTAAAATGCTTATGATGATCGGTGCGATTATTTTTATCGGCGGATTTTTCATGCAATTTATTTCAATAGGAAGACTTCCGGGAGATATTATCATTAAAAAAGAAAATGCAACTTTTTATTTTCCGATTACAACGTCGATTTTATTAAGTATTTTACTGTCAGCTATTTTTTACTTTATCGGACGTTTTCGGTAA